From the Flavobacterium galactosidilyticum genome, one window contains:
- the rlmB gene encoding 23S rRNA (guanosine(2251)-2'-O)-methyltransferase RlmB — MEKEHQIFGIRAIIEAIQAGATVDKVYIQKEASSELMKDLMKVMKRGNINFSYVPVEKLNRLTPNNHQGAVATISPISFFDLETLIESVQENGKKPLFLILDQISDARNFGAIIRTAECTGVNGIIVQKAGSAPVNGDTVKTSAGAVFNIPICKVEHIKDAIFLLQASGIKTVAATEKTDQNIYDIALNEPVAIIMGSEDRGVNPSVLKIVDEKAKLPMFGTIGSLNVSVACGAFLYEAVRQRS, encoded by the coding sequence ATGGAAAAAGAACATCAAATATTTGGGATTAGAGCAATAATTGAAGCTATTCAAGCAGGCGCAACTGTAGACAAAGTTTATATTCAAAAGGAAGCGAGTAGCGAACTGATGAAAGACTTGATGAAAGTAATGAAAAGAGGAAACATCAACTTTTCGTATGTACCAGTTGAAAAACTGAATAGATTGACTCCTAACAATCATCAAGGTGCCGTAGCTACTATCTCCCCTATTTCGTTTTTTGATTTAGAAACGCTTATCGAATCTGTGCAAGAAAATGGTAAAAAACCATTGTTTTTGATTTTGGATCAAATATCAGATGCTCGTAATTTTGGCGCCATAATCAGAACTGCTGAGTGTACTGGGGTGAATGGAATCATTGTTCAAAAAGCAGGTTCAGCTCCCGTTAATGGTGATACTGTAAAAACATCTGCTGGAGCGGTTTTTAATATTCCTATATGTAAAGTAGAACACATAAAAGATGCGATTTTTCTTTTGCAAGCTAGTGGAATTAAGACTGTAGCCGCTACTGAAAAAACTGACCAAAACATATACGACATTGCTTTAAATGAACCAGTGGCTATTATCATGGGATCAGAAGATAGAGGTGTAAATCCTTCTGTTTTAAAAATCGTAGATGAGAAAGCAAAACTGCCAATGTTCGGAACAATTGGATCTTTAAATGTTTCTGTTGCTTGTGGTGCTTTTTTATATGAAGCAGTAAGACAAAGAAGTTAA
- a CDS encoding rhomboid family intramembrane serine protease, whose protein sequence is MDKEFRFTNAVVVLPLFFVVLLWFVFWLEVRFDFDFVQNGIYPRTFSGLQGIIFSPFIHADLEHLYNNSLPLLVLLAALQFFYAKQSFQIITYGIVLSGIITWSIGRENYHIGASGLIYVLFSFIFFKGIQTKHIRLVALSLAVIVVYGGLVWYIFPTADVPGEKSISWEGHLSGLLAGIILSTICKTPEYKKAPKYEWEKPDYNPENDTFMQRFDENGNFVNLPKVEEVCTFTYYSSDIPVTYEITSNEKNESKPEL, encoded by the coding sequence ATGGATAAGGAATTTAGATTTACTAATGCTGTTGTTGTACTACCACTTTTTTTTGTGGTATTGCTCTGGTTTGTTTTTTGGTTAGAAGTCCGCTTTGATTTTGATTTTGTTCAAAATGGAATTTATCCAAGAACCTTTTCTGGATTACAGGGTATTATTTTCAGCCCTTTTATTCATGCTGATTTAGAACATTTATATAATAATTCACTACCATTATTGGTGCTTTTAGCGGCATTACAATTTTTTTATGCTAAACAATCGTTCCAGATTATAACTTATGGTATTGTACTTTCAGGAATTATAACGTGGAGTATTGGTCGGGAAAATTATCATATTGGTGCCAGCGGATTAATTTATGTATTGTTTAGTTTTATTTTCTTTAAGGGAATTCAAACAAAGCATATTCGGCTTGTGGCCCTGTCGCTTGCCGTAATTGTTGTTTATGGTGGATTAGTTTGGTATATTTTCCCAACTGCAGATGTTCCCGGTGAAAAGTCCATTTCCTGGGAAGGACATTTATCTGGATTACTAGCAGGTATTATTTTATCTACCATCTGTAAAACGCCCGAATATAAAAAAGCACCTAAATACGAGTGGGAAAAACCAGATTATAATCCGGAAAATGATACATTTATGCAGCGATTTGACGAAAATGGTAATTTTGTAAATCTTCCTAAAGTAGAGGAGGTATGCACTTTTACCTATTATTCTTCTGACATTCCTGTAACGTACGAAATCACTTCTAACGAAAAAAACGAATCAAAACCGGAGTTATAA
- a CDS encoding replication-associated recombination protein A, which yields MEAPLAERIRPQKLEDYISQSHLVGPNGSLTQQIAKGIIPSLIFWGPPGTGKTTLAQIIAQESKRPFYILSAINSGVKDIRDVIEKAKQSGGLFTAKNPILFIDEIHRFSKSQQDSLLAAVEKGWITLIGATTENPSFEVIPALLSRCQVYVLNAFSKKDLESLLERAMKIDSYLSTKIIKLNETEALLRLSGGDGRKLLNIFELVVNASSENEITITNDLVFSLVQQNTVLYDKTGEQHYDIVSAFIKSIRGSDPNGAVYWLARMIEGGEDVKFIARRMLILSSEDIGNANPTAFIMANNTFQAVSTIGYPESRIILSQCAVYLATSPKSNASYLAIGTAQQLVKQTGDLPVPIHLRNAPTKLMKELGYGEEYKYSHDYANNFAEQEFLPEAISKNPIYIPGNNSRENSIREFLKNRWKDKYGY from the coding sequence ATGGAAGCACCACTTGCAGAACGAATACGACCACAAAAGTTAGAAGACTACATCAGTCAATCCCATCTGGTTGGACCAAACGGCTCTTTGACGCAACAAATAGCAAAAGGAATTATCCCATCTTTAATTTTTTGGGGACCTCCTGGAACTGGAAAAACAACTTTAGCACAAATAATTGCACAAGAATCAAAACGTCCCTTTTATATTTTGAGTGCTATCAATTCGGGAGTTAAAGATATTAGAGATGTGATTGAAAAAGCGAAGCAAAGTGGTGGTTTATTTACTGCCAAAAATCCAATTCTTTTTATTGATGAGATTCACCGTTTTAGTAAATCGCAACAAGATTCCTTATTAGCAGCAGTCGAAAAAGGATGGATTACACTGATAGGTGCTACAACAGAAAACCCAAGTTTTGAGGTTATTCCCGCACTACTTTCCCGCTGTCAGGTTTATGTTTTGAATGCCTTTTCTAAAAAAGATTTAGAGTCTTTGTTGGAACGCGCGATGAAAATAGACTCCTATTTATCGACTAAAATCATAAAATTAAACGAAACAGAGGCATTACTGCGACTTTCAGGTGGCGATGGACGCAAACTATTAAATATTTTTGAACTTGTTGTAAACGCTTCGAGTGAAAATGAAATTACAATCACGAATGATCTTGTTTTTTCATTAGTACAACAAAACACGGTTTTGTATGACAAGACTGGAGAACAACATTATGACATCGTTTCAGCATTTATAAAATCTATTCGCGGGAGCGATCCTAACGGAGCCGTTTACTGGCTGGCGAGAATGATTGAAGGAGGCGAGGATGTAAAATTTATTGCCAGAAGAATGTTGATTCTTAGCAGTGAAGATATTGGAAATGCGAATCCAACTGCTTTTATTATGGCCAACAATACATTTCAAGCAGTTAGTACCATTGGCTATCCAGAAAGCAGAATTATTTTGAGTCAATGTGCGGTTTACCTTGCTACTTCTCCTAAAAGCAATGCTTCTTACTTAGCAATTGGGACAGCACAACAATTAGTAAAGCAAACTGGTGATTTGCCTGTGCCAATTCATTTGCGAAATGCTCCAACCAAATTGATGAAAGAATTAGGGTATGGTGAAGAGTATAAATATTCGCATGATTATGCTAATAATTTTGCAGAACAAGAATTTTTACCTGAAGCGATCAGTAAAAACCCAATATATATCCCCGGAAACAATTCAAGAGAGAATAGCATCCGGGAATTTCTTAAAAACCGTTGGAAAGATAAATACGGTTATTAG
- a CDS encoding YjjG family noncanonical pyrimidine nucleotidase: MKQTHIKDVFFDLDHTLWDFDKNSELTFGGIFSRNHPEVQIKDFIEKYVPINQSCWKLYQYDKITHEELRYNRLKYSFDAINYSISDNEINKISDEYIAFLPENNHLFDGAIELLDYLEPKYNLHIITNGFAEVQFKKMNNSKITSYFLTITNSEMAGVKKPNPIIFDYALDLAKAKKENSIMIGDSLDADVQGALDAGLDAIYFNENKEIVEDHIKQINHLLELKKYL, from the coding sequence ATGAAACAAACACATATAAAGGACGTATTCTTTGATTTAGATCACACACTGTGGGACTTTGACAAAAATTCTGAATTAACTTTTGGTGGAATATTTTCTAGAAACCATCCTGAAGTACAAATTAAAGATTTTATTGAGAAATATGTGCCTATTAATCAGTCGTGTTGGAAATTATATCAATATGACAAAATTACGCATGAAGAATTGCGTTATAATAGATTAAAATATTCGTTTGATGCCATAAATTATTCCATTTCAGATAATGAAATAAATAAAATATCTGACGAGTATATTGCTTTTTTACCAGAAAATAATCATCTTTTTGATGGTGCGATTGAACTTTTGGACTATTTAGAACCAAAATATAATTTGCATATTATTACAAATGGTTTTGCTGAAGTTCAGTTTAAAAAAATGAATAACTCAAAGATTACTTCGTACTTTTTGACAATTACTAACTCTGAAATGGCGGGTGTGAAGAAGCCAAATCCCATCATATTCGATTACGCTTTAGATTTGGCTAAAGCCAAAAAAGAAAATAGCATCATGATTGGTGATAGCTTAGATGCCGATGTACAAGGCGCGCTAGATGCGGGTTTAGATGCTATTTATTTCAATGAAAATAAGGAAATTGTCGAAGATCACATCAAACAAATTAATCATTTATTAGAACTTAAAAAATATTTATAA
- the radC gene encoding RadC family protein: MAENSFFPITNWSEDDKPREKLMLKGKSALSDAELIAILIGSGSRNESAVDLSKRILASVDNNLNALGKLSITQLMTFKGIGEAKAISIIAAMELGRRRRSEDALELKKVTSSKVIFEIMQPIIGELPHEEFWIIYLNNSNKVISKSQLSKGGITGTLVDVRIVFKTALEMGATALILCHNHPSGTLVPSEADKQITRKLKLAGESLEIKVLDHLIVTEASYYSFADEGIF, translated from the coding sequence ATGGCTGAAAATTCCTTTTTCCCTATTACCAATTGGTCTGAAGATGATAAGCCACGAGAAAAACTAATGCTAAAAGGCAAAAGTGCTTTGAGTGACGCAGAATTGATTGCTATTTTAATAGGATCGGGGAGCAGGAATGAATCAGCAGTTGATTTAAGCAAACGAATTTTAGCGAGTGTTGATAATAACTTGAACGCTTTAGGTAAACTATCGATTACGCAATTAATGACTTTTAAAGGAATTGGCGAAGCAAAAGCAATTTCAATAATTGCTGCCATGGAATTAGGAAGACGCAGGCGTTCTGAAGATGCGCTGGAATTGAAAAAAGTTACCTCTAGTAAGGTTATTTTTGAAATCATGCAGCCTATTATTGGTGAATTACCTCATGAAGAGTTTTGGATTATTTATTTGAATAATTCGAATAAGGTAATTTCTAAATCGCAGCTCAGTAAAGGTGGAATCACGGGAACTTTGGTCGATGTGCGAATTGTATTCAAAACGGCACTCGAAATGGGAGCAACTGCGTTAATATTATGTCACAATCATCCTTCGGGAACTTTGGTTCCAAGCGAAGCAGACAAACAGATTACTAGAAAGTTGAAATTAGCAGGAGAAAGTTTAGAAATAAAAGTACTAGATCATCTTATCGTAACTGAAGCTAGTTATTATAGCTTTGCAGATGAAGGTATATTTTAA
- a CDS encoding UDP-N-acetylmuramate--L-alanine ligase, whose translation MRTHFIAVGGSAMHNLALALHNKGYQVTGSDDAIFEPSKSRLDKKGILPADLGWYPEKITADIEAVILGMHAKADNPELLKAQELGLKIYSYPEFLYEQSKNKTRVVIGGSHGKTTITSMILHVMHYHDIAVDYMVGAQLEGFDTMVHLTEENDFIVLEGDEYLSSPIDRRPKFHLYQPNIALISGIAWDHINVFPTYENYVEQFEVFIGKITNGGILVYNEEDAEVKRVAEAATNPIRKMAYHTPKYTVENGVTLLETPEGDMPIEVFGAHNLNNLAGAKWICQNMGVDEAEFYEAIATFKGASKRLEKIVESKTKVAYKDFAHSPSKVAATTKAVKEQYPNRTLIACLELHTYSSLNAEFLKEYEGALEFADKAVVFYSPDAVKIKQLDEVSYDQIATAFNRKDLIIYTNPAEFKDFLFKQDFDNSALLLMSSGNYGGLNFDEVKDLIIG comes from the coding sequence ATGCGTACACATTTTATAGCAGTTGGTGGCAGTGCCATGCACAATTTAGCACTCGCTTTGCACAACAAAGGGTATCAAGTTACCGGAAGTGATGATGCTATTTTTGAGCCATCGAAATCCAGATTAGACAAAAAAGGAATTTTACCAGCAGATTTAGGTTGGTATCCTGAAAAAATTACTGCTGATATTGAGGCTGTTATTCTTGGAATGCATGCTAAAGCTGATAATCCTGAATTGCTTAAAGCACAGGAATTAGGACTTAAAATTTATTCTTATCCTGAATTTTTATACGAACAATCAAAAAATAAAACACGCGTTGTTATAGGTGGTTCTCACGGAAAGACCACAATAACATCAATGATTTTGCATGTAATGCATTACCATGACATCGCTGTCGATTATATGGTAGGTGCACAACTGGAGGGTTTTGACACGATGGTTCATCTTACAGAAGAAAATGATTTTATCGTTTTAGAAGGAGATGAGTATTTATCATCACCTATTGATAGAAGACCTAAGTTTCATTTATATCAACCGAATATTGCTCTAATTTCTGGTATTGCCTGGGATCATATTAATGTTTTTCCAACGTATGAGAATTATGTCGAGCAGTTTGAGGTTTTTATTGGTAAAATCACTAATGGTGGAATTTTAGTTTATAATGAAGAAGATGCTGAGGTGAAACGTGTTGCGGAAGCAGCAACGAATCCCATTAGAAAAATGGCGTATCATACGCCAAAATATACAGTTGAAAATGGTGTGACATTACTGGAGACTCCTGAAGGCGATATGCCGATAGAAGTTTTTGGTGCGCACAATCTTAATAATTTGGCTGGCGCCAAATGGATTTGCCAAAATATGGGAGTTGATGAAGCGGAATTCTACGAAGCGATTGCTACTTTTAAAGGAGCATCTAAACGTTTAGAGAAGATTGTAGAAAGTAAAACTAAAGTAGCCTATAAAGATTTTGCACATTCTCCAAGTAAAGTTGCGGCGACTACTAAAGCGGTCAAAGAACAATATCCAAACCGAACTTTAATAGCTTGTTTAGAGTTGCATACGTATAGCAGTTTGAATGCCGAGTTTTTAAAGGAATACGAAGGTGCATTAGAATTTGCGGATAAAGCAGTTGTTTTTTACTCACCAGATGCAGTGAAAATTAAACAACTAGATGAAGTGAGTTATGATCAAATTGCTACTGCTTTTAATCGAAAAGATTTAATTATATATACTAATCCAGCAGAGTTCAAAGATTTTTTATTCAAACAAGATTTCGATAATTCGGCTCTATTATTGATGAGTTCAGGTAATTATGGTGGTTTGAATTTTGATGAGGTAAAAGATTTAATTATCGGTTAA
- a CDS encoding tetratricopeptide repeat protein, giving the protein MKHSIFLIVFLPIIMGAQSNFEKAEDLFQEEKYEQAQTLFESLYSSNPSNLKTIEYLGDIAGQSKNWDKAIVYYKKLKELKPAEADYHYKYGGAMGMKAKESNKFKALGMIDAVKASFEKAISLNPKHIDARWALIELYIQLPGFVGGSESKAIKYSNELLQISTVDGYLSRGHIDEYFKRYEAAEKQYKKAVALTGSKTSYYKLASLYKNKMRDPEKAKSILESYNDKKNQGRLN; this is encoded by the coding sequence ATGAAACATAGTATTTTTTTAATTGTATTTCTACCCATCATTATGGGGGCTCAATCTAATTTTGAAAAGGCAGAGGATTTGTTCCAAGAAGAGAAGTATGAACAGGCACAAACCTTATTTGAATCGCTGTATAGTTCTAATCCATCTAATCTAAAAACGATCGAGTATTTAGGCGATATAGCGGGACAAAGCAAGAACTGGGATAAGGCAATTGTCTATTATAAAAAACTCAAAGAGTTGAAACCCGCAGAAGCCGATTACCATTATAAATATGGTGGCGCCATGGGAATGAAAGCTAAGGAATCTAATAAATTCAAGGCGCTTGGAATGATTGATGCAGTTAAAGCTTCTTTTGAAAAAGCCATAAGCCTAAATCCAAAACATATTGATGCGCGTTGGGCTTTAATTGAATTGTATATTCAGTTGCCAGGTTTTGTTGGAGGTAGTGAATCTAAAGCTATAAAGTATTCTAATGAATTGTTACAAATTTCCACTGTTGATGGCTATTTGTCACGAGGACATATTGATGAGTATTTCAAGCGATATGAAGCAGCTGAAAAACAATATAAAAAAGCAGTTGCGTTAACAGGTTCAAAAACTAGTTATTATAAATTAGCTAGTCTTTATAAAAATAAGATGAGAGATCCTGAAAAGGCAAAATCTATTTTAGAATCGTATAATGATAAAAAAAATCAAGGGAGGCTTAATTAA